The genomic window AGCTGTTTCTGGAACTTCTTCAGCACTCAAGAAAGTGGGCAGCTCCTAATACTATTAAGAGTGATGAATGTGTTGAGTATAATTAAATAAGATGGAATAAATACTCAGTATGTTTAAAGATACTCagtatgcatagctgtcaactttttcctttttttaagggaaattcccttattctgaataggattccttgcaagaaaagggaaaagttgacagctatgtcagtATGTTGAGCAAGAGGGGGTGATCCTGAGAAGGAAGAATCAGACCGTTTTCCTATCCTGCCTCACTCCCTGACAGTCATTAATCACTCTGAGCTATCCAACCTGACTTGATCTGTGGGTCTGCAAACCCAGCTTGTCCCTCAAAATAGGCCCAGTTTGGCTTGGGGCTCAGGCTTCAGCCAAATCTGGTGCACGACCCTAAAGTTTGCAATTGTATTATTTCGCAGGTAAAGAAAAACAGGAAAAGCATACATGTCTAGAAGTGTCATTCATCTCTTCACTGACAGGTCAGACGTTTGGAAAACCTTTAATAGAACTTCGCCCTGTCTACTCAGAGAGTTTCCAGCTGGCAGGGCAgttagtaaaaaaaagaaaaaagtataagGCTATTATTACATACAAACTTTTTTtgagtatgtgtgtttgtgtcatAGCGACATTCTCCAAATAATCATAATCTTAACAGAAACACAAAACAGTATTTGCCTTTGGGAACAGAAGCAGCATCATTCTTGAAACCAACAGGGATACCCAGCCAAAAAATTTGCCATGTTTGAACTTCATGCTGGCCCAGTGTCTTCCCATTTAAAAACGGTGTGTATTTTGTTCAGGAGAGTTGTCATTTAAGGAACACATTCTTAAAATGGTGGCTCACTGGGCGAAGGTGACAGTGGTGCTAACAAAAACTGTCTCCTGTGTTCAGATAGGCAGCAGGGTATTATTTGCCTCCCATTATATTTAACAGTGCTTCCCAGAAAACGATTTAGAGTTGGATTGATTTTTTTTGCTTTGGGCATCAATCCCTACTGCATCACTAAATTCACTCTTATGCAGATTTCTGACTAGTGTTGGGTAGCAGTAGGGACTGGCCTCCTTTCTCTCCATTAAACCTGTACAGCATGGGCATTATACCTGAGCAGCGTATATGGCAACTTGTGTAGAGGGCTTGAGCTCAACCCTGCTTCACCCACCTGTTGCCTAAACTCCTACCATTCACCTGGGAAGGACCTCATGGAGACGCTGGAAGGACCTTGGACTATTTGACTGCCTGCCTTGAAGCAGCCAACTGCCCTTGCCTTCTGTATTTGTGTCAGATTCACAACAAGCCACAGATACGAAGGCAGTGCAGGACAGTTGAGACTTCCAGACTATCATCCAGAAAGGGTTGGCTGCATAATTCCCAGATATGAGAACTACCCACATCAAATCACCTCTGTCTTATTAGGATTCAGCCTTTGCTTGTTGGCTGCTGCCTAGCCCATCAGAGAGAAGGGCCAGCATCTTCTGACAAGCACAGCTCTttaaggagagccagtgtggtgcagtggttaagagcggtagtctcgtaatctggggaaccgggttcgcttccacgctcctccacatgcagctgctaggtgaccttgggctagtcacacttctctgaagtctctcagccccactcacctcacagagtgtttgttgtgggggaggaagggaaaggagaatgttagccgctttgagactccttcgggtagtgataaagcgggatatcaaatccaaactcttcttcaaactctTTTTTAAGGTGAACCCTTGCTCTCTTCATCAGCAGAGGAGAAAGAAAGGACCTCATCTCCATTGTGATAAGCCTCAGATAATTCAGATGCAGCAAGAAGACTCGTGGCTTTATGAGTGTCTCCTGAGGTTCAGCACAATTTCCTTTTCTTGCCATTCTCTTGGGCTGAAGTCTACAAGGCATCATGGAGAATCCTCATTCTCTTCCTGGTATGGAAGAAGGGCAGCAGTTGTGATTGACCTTGTGCACTCACCAGAGCAAAAAATGTACTTAGCAGTGGCGAGTTGATAACTGTATTTGTAGACCTTGTTTACCAGTATATCTACCGATAATACCAGAATACGTTCGTGATAAGTTGCTGGGTATGCTCTACTGAAGGCATACTGAATGTTAGTATTCAGCAAGCCTTTCATATACAATTGGATGAATAAAAAAACAATAGGCATAAAAGCACTTTTCTCCCCAACAGCAATGGAAATATTCTGTGCTTATTGCATTGATGCTCCTGATGGCACACAATTTAAAAATATCTGGCCCTGAGTGCAGCCTGACATTTAACAAGGGCACTGAAACAAATTATTGTCACCCTCTGCCCATTAAATCTGAACATTTTGTTATCATGCAAAGTCACATCTTCCAGAAAGGTGCAGAAAACCAAGCCTCAAATTCGCTAGCCTGCTTCAAAtctgtttttcaaaatatttcaaaaactaaGATTGCAGTCATAACATCCTAAATGGTGTCATATtaaagtgatatgtaaaaaaacccaacacctcaTAGTTTACTACTGCTCTGAATccataatgtcagcatttcaaaGAGGCCCTGTTtcaaacagctttaaaaaataatcacagCACAAAATGATCACAACACACAAAAAGAGAAACCAAACATGCACACTGGGGAAAATGTATTGTAAAATTTTACTGACTTATTTTGCAGGCTGCATTAATAGTCTTCTCAGCTTTTAAATAGTTGCCCATCAAGTATTGGAAGCAGGAGCAGTAAATTTTATAGGTTGCTCTTCACCTACACTCCTTTCCTCCATCCATTTAAATACTATTTAAAAGATTCCCAAGAAGGACTTTCTGAGGTCATCTGAACAAGCAGCCtatcctgctttttctttttagagCTTTGGCAGGCACACGTGCTGCCTGCAAGTAATTTTTTTGTTGCTGCAGCCGCCCTTAGGTTGGTCTGGTTGCTATGAGTTTGCCTCTCAATCCAAAGCCCTTCCTAAACAGGCTGACTGGGAAGCCAGTGATGGTGAAGCTGAAGTGGGGGGTGGAATACAAAGGCTACCTTGTCTCCATCGATGGCTACATGAACATGCAGCTTGCAAATACAGGATAATATATTGATGGTGCATTATCTGGACACCTTGGTGAAGTTCTGATAAGGTGCAATAATGTCCTTTATATAAGGGgtgtggaagaagaggaagaaggagaaatgaGAGAATAACTATCTTGGGgggaaagttgttgttttttaactgtgcTAAGAAATTGAGTTgtccagttttgtttgtttgctttttaaaggttttgtcaagtaacattttttatggcccaaaaaaaccccataaaaaACAAGCAGCCTATCCTGATACTGAGCACAATTGTTGCAGGAAGTTGCAGAAGGAAAGCTTTCAAATCAAGATGAGTCAGGAACATAAACAGGGCTATTATGAAGGGACTAGCCCAAACCTTAAGGATTTAATCTTCTGCTACATGCATGTCTAGGAGAAAGGAAGTTGTTCTAGCCCATTGATTCCTTTCATTGAAAGACTACAGAAAGAGGAGTTCCCATAAAAGCTAAGTTCATAGCATTGTAAAGATGGAAGTAACCTTGGATATTGTTCAGTCCAGTCACCGATCCATGTAGGATAtagcagtacagtggacgctcgggttgcgaacgtgatccatgcgggaggcacgttcacaacccgcagcattcgcaacccacagcaccatgtCTGAACACACGCGGGCcatgattcggcgcttctgcacatgcgcaaagcgcgatttagtgcttctgtgcatgcgcaaacgccgaacccggaagtaacctgttccagtacttccaggttcagcgcagtgcgcaacccaaaaatgcacaacctgaagcgtctgtaacccgaggtatgactgtactatctttctagaaaaagaggtgccagaactcagcacgaacacctcccttgttctcttagaatggcaatggcacccacctgagaggtgccggaactgagttctggtgagttccggctgaataAAAACCCTGGATATAAGTACAGCGGAAGTGGCTCACTGGGAGGGGTGGAACAGCTACACTAGCTTCCTGGTAAGGAGGGGTCGCTGTTGCTTACTAGGAGGGTTAAGGTGGCAAGCAGGTCagcgcagtgcaaacacaccaacaGGAACACCAGAGTGGTTCCAGTGGTGTCTGCACTGTGCCAACCTCCCCACcacctccccctctccttcccagttaacaacccacctgccaggaagctaaaGCAGTGGTTCTGCTCCACCCTTCAAGGCACTTCTGAACTACAGCATCTCTGACTTATGTCCACCCAGCTGATGTCCAGGACAGGCTACCACTTCCCAAGgcagtctgtttcactgtcaatAATCAATAAAAGTGGGAAGAGACAAAAGGACATTCTTAATGTCAGTGATGGAAGTGTTCTGTGACTCCAATCTTGCACAGCTAGGATGCTCAAATCCCATTGAAATTTAAGGAAATATATGCAGGATTGAAGCTTACGTTACTTGATAAATGCTATATTATAGGAGTTATATAGtaaatactatactatactatactatactatactatactatactatacataGTAGACCATTTTTCCAGGACACGCCATAGGTTGGAATGTGTTCACAGCTGCCATGCTCCATTTGAGCTCAAGCCAGAAGTCTGATACTTTCCTGCTTGCTGCTAGCCGTTGTTCCTTTCTCAACTTTTAGATGAGCAGAACCTCTATGGTGCTTCTGAGACTGCTCAGTAAATTATTGCCCCTGACATTTACTGCATGCATTAACAATAATTTACCCACCATTAATCAGGAGCATCAGATCCATACTTCTCAATCATTCTAAACCTTTGCTTTACTAGTTGGCTGGAATATTTTATACCGCCATTAGTCTCAAAATCTCAACAAACAGCCAGTAAATTTAGAAAGAGCCTGGGATCTTGAAATGCACAGTGCCCTATTTGTTTCTAATTTATAGTCTGTGTTTATGTTTGTGCCAGATCTTGGGCTTTACCCATGCTCAGGCTCTGAAATATGGTGTCATAAAGTCTGCTCTTGTGTTGGGCCATTAGATTAGCAGGAGGGGGGGTAGAATCTTGTTCTTTTTACTGAAATCATTAGTTGCAGGGTAAGCTGAATATCTAAAAGCTTATATCTAAAAGCTGTCCGAGATGAATTACTGTATCACATGACTTTCCTGCTCAAGCAGCTCATTGCACAACAAAGTGAACTTGTTTGTCCATTGTTGTATGCAATCTGTACATCCTTTCTCGGGGTTGCACACCTGCACCTCATGCTTCTGAACACAGTCACTGCATTCAGACATCACAGTAAACAATGGTTTGCCATTATGGGGATGAGTCTAGCCTCTCACCTGGCTTGCAtgttccctccacccctctcctCTGATGTGACTGTGAGGACTAATTCAGAAACTTCCATTGTGATTTTTCATTAGCTACAGTTTCTCATGTTTTCTGAACCCAGCCAGTTATGGTTTGTCTGAAACATGCCTACTGCAAACCATTAGTTATGATGGAGTTGGCTTATTTAACTTTAGTTAGAATTAGCAACAGTTTATGGTTTAGGTggcatgctaaactatggttaaccTGAAATGAAAGCAGAAGTTTCTGATTTCCTCCTTGCAGTAGAAGAATAGAGAAGGGGAAGCATGAGAGCCTGAAGGGAAgctgacaaaccatggtttactgtgataTATGAACACAGTCAACATCAGCAGCTATTTCACCTATCTGCATCAGTGAGGGCTGAGACCCCAAAGCCTGTTCCATTGGCTCACGGGGGATCATTTCCCATTTGTCTCCTTTCTCCCAGAAGTGTCTCCATCAGTGGCTGTTCCCCCTCATAATTATCACAATGATGTAACATTATGCAAGAATTAGTGCCTGCCTTTTcatatttcccccttctcttgctattcctctcattttgtatttAGTAGAATACAAacctattttgtttttttaaaaaaagtatgtagGACCTAGAAGAATTTAGTAGTAGCAGTgatactactaccactactaatcatcatcatcatcatcatcatcatcataataaatagAATTGataatttattgcatttcatgGGGAAGGGGGCAATCCATGTAATGTATTACTTCCTATCCACCACTAACAGTGATATTCAAAAATATCCGTAAATAATATTCATGTTAGTGTATGGGCCAGATGGAGCCTCCAACCAGATTTCCCCTGACTCTCTGGGTCTTCCCTCAGTCGCTTGCTGTTCATTGAAGAGTAGTTGAGATGGAAAAGGGCTTTGATGTTGTGCAAAGTGTTCAActgcagctccttcctcttcaagATCTGCTCCAGGAAGATCAAAGCAGAGGAGGAAATGTCTCAACGTATCTGTGCTCCTTGCAAACATGCAAAAAGTAGCCTGGGGATTTTGCAGTTGCATACATGCAGTTTCAAGACGCAGTTGCATGTTGAAATTTGGGGCAGTGCTTGCAGTTCAGCTGTGCAATAaccatatttgtatttttctgcaCAGTTGGAACAGATACAAGATTCTgaattgctttctttttctctgcAAACTTTGTGAAATAGAAAAGCAAGTATATGGAGAAAATAGATGGTGAAATTAGAGTGCAGTTGCTAATAATCAAATTTATGCCTGTTTCCGTGGGCAATAGGTTTATGTATGGTTGTATGTGTTCGTGTGATTGTATCtgggctggatagctcagttggttagagtgtggagttgataactccaaggttgcaggttcgatccctgtatgggacagctgcatattccagcattgcagggggttggactagatgatgttcagggtcccttccaactctccaattctattgTAATTTCTATGAAAGGTGTGTGGTTGTGTATGGATCTGATACTGTGGAATGTCTCCCTACCCAGATGTTTTCACTAAGGTAATGTGATCCTTGGCCcaaaaatgttccccatccctgttagaAAAGCCATTTGAACACGATGCAGCTTCCACACATAATACACCTTGAGTGTCATTGTTAATTCCTGGCTCCTCAATCTCCACAAGTTGAGGGCCATTCCATACCCTGATTTTGGTAATTGAAGTCCCTGAATCCATTTGTAGCTTTcccttggttgtttttttaaaaaaagaatctttgTACGTTCAACCatcaaaaacacaacaacaaagtccttttcagagcagacccactgaaatgaatgaacccaagttagtcatcgccatttatttcagtgggtctactttgtgtGGAAATagtgttgaataccacccaagaggtattcaACTGAGTCCAACTCATAGCAAAACtattgaaaataataatgatgactaAGTTAATAAATTCAAAGTATCTGCACTGAGTAAAAACTTATTTGCTTACTACCCATTTTCTTTATCACAACTAGGTCTTATTCAGCACAGACCCTAAAGAAAAGGTGCACAAATTATCCCTTTGCATTAGTTGCTAtcataccaaaaaacaaaaataaaaatcacccaGCATTTTTTCCCTGCCCATTAAAAGGTAATGGTGCATACTAAGCTATAGTTCACATAATGTCTTCCATAAATTTGGCAGTCCGGTTGTTTCCACAGTCATAAACACATGCCCTTTTCCTTTGCTTGCAggggaacaaataaaataatgagaGATGTTGGAATAAAGCTAGCATCAACCTAGCCAGCTGCTTAACAAAGCACAGGTCCCTAATTGCAGGGACATCACAATAATCACCCTAAGGGTGCCCAAAGGCAGTGGTCTTGGCCACAGGCCCTACCGCTGCTGTagaaaatgaaaggaaattaAAATTGCACCTGACACAAATGCCTTACCGCCTTTAAAGCAGCAGAGTCTGAAATGGTCAACAACTGGCAATTCTGCTCTTCTCATGTCTGCTTATTCTTGTATGTTGAAACTGTCTGGTAAACAGAAGGTGGCAATTGCTGGCAAATGATGACATATTTGGCACTGGTTAATCCCTtgatggggacacgggtggcgctgtgggttaaaccacagagcctaggacttgccaatcagaaggttggcagtttgattccctgcgacggggtgagctgctgttgctcagtccctgctcctgccaacctagcagttcaaaagcacgtcaaagtgcaagtagataaataggtaccgctctggcgggaaggtaaacggcgtttccgtgcgctgctctgtttcgccagaagcggcttagtcatactggccacatgacccagaagctgtacgccggctcccccagccaataaagcgagatgagtgtcacaacccaagagtcggtcacgactggacctaatggtcaggggtccctttatgacATGGCTAATATAATTCAGGTGGAATCTATGCACATataaaaaaatgttctgaaaatgcttttttaaagtgtttttaaatttaattttccataagactcaccatcaccatctggtgtatattgcacttaaaacacacttaaaacgttttatctgcaactgtatagctgagtcctctgtCTGATAATGAAGTAAAATGAGTTACACTTGTTGAAGGCATGTCTGGATTCCAATATGTCAAATGGCTTCTGTGGCTTGGAGTGTTTATGCCTAGCTTATGCCTCTTCTTGGACCAGGAGAGCCTGGCCTCAGTTGCCCATGCTATGGTGACCTCTTgcctggactactgtaatgtgctatATTGCAAGGCTTCTCTTGAAGATGAACTGTAGGCAGCTAAGTTGATACATGGGTCACCCTGATGAGACCCTGTAAGTTACCACACCCAAGTCCAGGTGTAGTAGgatacaaagccctaaacagcttggaaACCAACACCTAAAGAACCTCAATAATAAGCACCTCAGGCCCTACCATTGGCAGAAGAAGACTTTTTGGTGGTGCCACTGCTGGGAACTGTCCAGTCAGCACCGACTCCTGACTGGACCTTCTTGGTGCTGTGCCCTCCTTGCTGAGGTGCATCCATCTTcttcattattaactttcagaaATAGCTTTTAAACATTCATTTTCTCTCAAGCATTTAATGACCAAAAGAAGCTGATCCTGACCACCTTGAAATTATTAACTTTGAGGGAATGTGACGTGACAGCTTTAAATGTTTTTTCATGTGGTTTCAAATGTTGTCAGtggttaataatatttttaatttgtttgtctTTTATCTGCAATAGTACCGCTTTACCACTTTGGTGTTTGCCatgctgggctcctttgggagggacagaaatctaataaataaatataaagtacTTGAAACACTACAGTTGTTGTTTGTTGCACAAATATTGAAGGGTCGAGATCCCTCCCTTCGATTGCACTTGGCCACTCTTAAGCTGTTGACAGGGCTAACGTCACCACCGAAAACCAATCAAAATAAGGAGGTCTCTACATTGCTTGCAAAATTGCTTTAGCTGTGGTGGCGGCACAAAAACTTCTCTAATTgtgcagcagccatggagagggcCTCTCTGAGTGAATGGTAGAGACATGCGGGTGTGGGCCTGCTTGGCTGATCTGTGAGATTGTGATGGGATATGCATGCCTCAGTGATCTCACTATCGCCATCAAATAGTTATCAGATATAAGTGTTGTCCAAATCTGTCGCATAGCCCGAATGATAAATTGTTAGTGATAACGTAAAGCTTATCTGTAAGATTTCGGCATTTTTCAAATGTGCACGCAGACTCAGGAAGCTGCCACTAGATAATGTGTCCCTGCAACAAGCCAAAATGTGGGTCACCTTTGCAAAAAGGCGACGAGCAATTTAGCAGCATTAAAATGAGCACATCATAGACCTGTTTCCTAAAATGATGCACCCAAAATAACTCCTAACAGTAGCAATGTAAATGTCTCTCTACAAATAAGGTAAAACATGACCATCTTCTTTTTCAATAACTTCCATCACCAGCCATAGCATTGTTATTTTTTGGCAGCTAATACACATCTACACTTCAAAGAAACGAATAAACCTTATGAAAAAATTATGGCATAGGGCTCATTTAAAAGCCATTCATTTGCTTTCTCTGTCTTTTTAATTGAATTTCTGGGTAAAATTTTGCAAAATGACTTATAAAACCAATAAGCCAGTGTAACAATGCAGGTTATTTGGGGAAAATATTGTGTATTCAGATAATCATATTAGAATCCTATTAGCTCTTTATGTGGTATTGGCAGCACATTGGACAAGGAACGTTGAAGGACTGAGTATGAGAAAAGACATTGGTGTTAGGCAGCATTAAGTAAGTTGTATACTGAAAtttagattctgtgattctactttcttttttttaaataaatttttattcaaaattaaaacacaacatattatccagaaacatatcatccttattccccccccccatttttcctccctccccctcagaacccacccaccccccgacttccctcagttccagtctttgatttctctaaaaatgctgttttctgcatgttacccagttgtataaatcctcaaactatttagctgattattatcaataaaaaaattgtgaatgtttattcaaaaccagccaaggagtccagttcgctttcttgtgtcttcaaatactttgtaaagggttcccgttcatccttaaagtcacagttatctttgtcccgtagcttgtatgtcatgTGATTCTACTTTCTAAGTAGAGAGTTTTTAAATGGCAGCACTTGGTTTCTGTGGGTGCTGTTGTTTGGATGTTagactaggactggggagacccaggttcagccCTGGAGCTCACTGTGTGATCTTGGACCAGTTACTAAGCCTAGCCTGCCCCATAGAGTTAATGTGGCAATGACAGAGGGCATGTATGCTGCCTCAAGCTTCATTGGAAGATGTAGggctcagtggcatagcatggaggACACAGGAGCAGTGGCCCTGGGTGCTAAATTGTTAGAGGGTGCAAAATTTtgacacccagtgctgcctcaatacagctgcatgcttccatcgttgggctccattgaaaacggtTTCTCCGTGTGAACCAGGAAATGACCTCTCCAGGCAATGGAGCGACTCTtcctttcttatctctgcagctgtgatctcctgggtgaagCGTATGCTGTTAGGTAGTTGAATGCGCTTGCATACTctgtccattttcctccttcccatTCCCCCCTCGGTGCAACCCTGGGCGCAGGTAACACATGCTATGCTACTGATTGGGCTAAAGAAGTAATGAATCATTTTGTAGATGGGGAAGGATAGATCCCAGTGTTAATAAAGTGCTCTTAGAGTGCTGCCCCAAAGCAGCCAGCATGATGCAAATGTagaggggtgggagtgggggtgtTGAGTatattaagtccagagtctagaATTGCTCAAGTGCACAAGTGTTCTGTTTGGGGCTGGGCCAAAATCTTTCTCCAGATCCATCTaggacagggatggagaacatgtGACCcaccagatattgttagactacagcaggcataggcaaactcggccctccagatgttttgggacttcaattcccatcatccctagctaacaggaccagtggacaggggtgataggaatt from Podarcis raffonei isolate rPodRaf1 chromosome 4, rPodRaf1.pri, whole genome shotgun sequence includes these protein-coding regions:
- the LOC128411824 gene encoding small nuclear ribonucleoprotein F-like, with amino-acid sequence MSLPLNPKPFLNRLTGKPVMVKLKWGVEYKGYLVSIDGYMNMQLANTG